The DNA segment CTTCGGCTGCCCGGTCCCCAAGGTGACCCGCAAGGGCGGCGGCTCGGCGCTGCCGTACAAGCGGAACCTGCTGCGGGCGATCCTGCGCGAGGCGGTGTCCGGGGCGGGGGACCTGCCGGTGACGATGAAGATGCGCAAGGGCATCGACGACGACCACATCACCTACCTCGACGCCGGGCGGATCGCCGTCGAGGAGGGTGTGACGGCGATCGCGCTGCACGGCCGTACGGCGGCGCAGCACTACGGCGGCACCGCCGACTGGGACGCGATCGCGCGGCTGAAGGAGCATGTGCCGGAGATCCCGGTGCTCGGCAACGGGGACATCTGGTCGGCCGAGGACGCGCTGCGGATGGTCCGGGTGACCGGGTGCGACGGGGTGGTCGTGGGCCGCGGCTGCCTGGGCCGCCCCTGGCTCTTCGCCGACCTCGTGGCCGCCTTCGAGGGCCGCTCCGACTTCCAGAGGCCCGAGCTGCGCCAGGTCGCCGACGTGATGGTCCGGCACGCCCGGCTGCTCGGCGAATGGCTCGGCGACGAGTCCAAGGGCGTGATCGACTTCCGCAAGCACGTCGCCTGGTACCTGAAGGGCTTCGCGGTCGGCTCCGAGATGCGCAAGCGCCTCGCCATCACCTCCTCCCTCGCGGAACTCCGCTCCGGCCTCGACGAACTCGACCTCTCCCAGCCCTGGCCCACCGGCGCCGACGGCCCCCGCGGCCGCACCTCCGGCAACAACCGGGTCGTCCTCCCGGACGGCTGGCTGAAGGACCCGTACGACTGCGCGGGCGTGACCGAGGACGCGGAACTGGACACATCGGGCGGCTGAGCCGTGCGCGGCCGGAGAGCCGGGCCGGGCCATGGGCCCATCGCCGGACTCCGGGCCGCAGAGCCGGTCCCGGCACCCCCCCGGGGCCCGGCACCCCCGGGGTCCCGGCACCCTCCTGGTGTCCCTACGCCCCTCCCACCGCTGTCAGCAGGGCCAGCGGGGCCGCCGCGGAGCGGGATTCGCGGGTGCAGGCGTGGGGGTAGGGGACCGGTTCGGGGTGGGTGGCGCGGGGGTAGCCGGCCAGCACCTCGGGGAGACGGTGGGCAGGGGAGAGGGACGCCGCCTCCACCAGCGCGTGCGCCACCGTCCGGGCCTCGTCGTGCAGGCCGTAACGGGCCAGGCCCAGGGCGATCAGGGCGTTGTCGTGGGGCCAGACGGAGCCGCGGTGCGGGGAGAGCGGGTGGTAGGCGGGCTGGTCGGCGGCCAGCGTGCGCACGCCCCAGCCGGAGAAGAAGTCGGGCTCCAGCAGCCGCCGCCCCACCACCTCGCCGTACTCCTTGTCCAGCAGACCGGTCCACAGCAGATGCCCCGCGTCGGAGGCCAGCGCGTCGATCCTGCGGCCCTCCGCGTCCAGGGCCAGCGCCGGGAAGGACGCCTCCCGCATCCAGAAGTCCCGCTGGAAGCGGTCGCGCAGATCGGCCGCCGCCTGCTCCAGCAGCGCCGCGTACGTCCCGTCGGCCCACACCGTCCGCGCCACCCACGCCGTCCGCCGCAGCGCGTCGTACGCATAGCCCTGCGCGCCCGCCGCCATCACCGCCCCGCTGGGCCGCGTACCGTCGGCGCGGCAGATCGCGCCGGGCGAGTCCTTCCAGTTCTGGTTGGCGAGACCGCCCTCGTCTGCGCGGTAGACGAGATAGCCGCGCGAGGTCAGCCCGCCGTGGTCCAGCATCCAGCCGACCGCGGCCCGCGCGTGCGCCTCCAGCCGGCGGGCCGGCGCCAGATCACCGGTCTGCTCGGTGTACGCGCCGAGCAGCACGAGGAACAGCGGGGTCGCGTCCACCGAGCCGTAGTACCGCGCGTACGGCACCTGCCCGAAGTGCGCCAGCTCCCCGTGCCGTACCTCGTGCACGATCTTCCCCGGCTCGGCGCCCCGCGCGCCCCCGGCACCGCCCGCCTGGGTCGCGGCCAGCGCGAAGAGCGTCGCGGCGGCCGGCCGGGGCCGGTAGGGGAGCGCGAACAGGGAGGTGAGCAGCGCGTCCCGGGCGAGCAGCGTCAGATACCAGGGCGCCCCGCCGGTCGGCACCCGCAGTTCCTCGCCGTCCGGACCCGTCGCCGCGACCTGGAGCGCCGCCAGGTCGGTGAGCCCCCGCGCACAGGCCGCCGCCAGCTCCGGCCATCCGGTCGGGAACGCCACGCCCTCCACGAACTCGGCTTCCAGGGCGTTGAGTTGGTCCGCCATGGCGGACGGGTCCCGGGGCACCCGCAGCGCGCGCCGGTCGCCGTGCGGCCGCGCCATCACCCGCAGGACCAGCTCCCGCGTCCCGTGCGGCGGCAGTTCCAGCGTCCACACCAGCCGGCGGGCGCCCGTCCCCGTCTCCTCCACCGCCTGCGGCGCCGGATCCGCCGTGATCGTCGTACACGAACGCCATTCCGCGCGCCGGTACGTGAACTCGATCCCGTCGTCCAGCACCATCCGCGAACGCAGCGCACCCGCCTTGACGTACGTCCGGTGATCGGGACGCAGCTCGAACTGGTCGGCGAAGTCCGCGTCCGCGGTGATCGCCAGCCGGATGGTCGTCGGCACCGGACGATTGCTCGTCACCCGGACCGTCTCCACGAACGAGTTGTCCCCGACCGCCTGTTCACGGAAGAGCGTGTGCGCGGGCGGCTCCGGACGCGCCCCGCGCGGTACGAGGACGCAGCGCGCGGTGCCGCCGTCCGCGACCGGGGTGAGCACCTCGGGCACCGCCCCGTCCACGGTGAGCTGCCAGCGGCTGAGATGCCGGGCGTCGCGCACGAACAACCCGTCCGGGGAGCCGCCGCCCCGGACCCCGCTGATGTCGCCCCGATCGCCCACGGCGGCGAACGTGGCGCCGTGCACGAGCAGATGCTGCCGGTCGGTCATCCCCGGTCCCTTCCCTCGTCGCTCTGTCGAACGTGCCGGTGCCCGCCTTGGACACGCCTCGCGACGGGCGCTTGAGCTCTTCATGCAGGTCGCTTGAGACGCCCTTTAGCCGCCCGAGACGCCCTTCGTGCGCGGGGGTGGCCCGTCACCCGGGCCGGTCGAGCAGTCTGTGGTGCAGATCGAGCGCGAGCGCCGCCGTCCAGCCGAAGCCGGTCGCGCCGCACGCCTCGCCCGTGTACGGATCGACGTACTCGGCGAAGCCGGACGCCTCGGCCAGCTCCAGCAGCGCCGCCCCGAGCGCGTCGGCCGGCCCCCGCTCGCCGTGCAGCCGCAGCCCCCGCTCCACCAGCCAGCTCGTGTTGAACCAGGCGGGGCCCCGCCAGTACCGGTGCGGATCGAACGCCTCGCCGAGCAGGTCGTAACTGGGCACCAGCCGGGTCGCGCCGCCGAACCCGAAGTGCGGCCCGGTCAGGGTGCGCACCAGCGCGGTGACCAACTCGCCGGGGAGCGTGGGCAGAAGAAGCGGAATCAGGCCGGACACACCGCGTTCGGGAATCAGTTCGCCGCCGCTCACATCCCGGCACAGGAACATCCCGGACTCCGCGCTCCACAGCCGCTCCACCAGTGCCGACGTCAGCCGCTCGGCCCGCGCGTGCCGGGCGCCGGGGCTCGCGCCCAACTCGGCCGCGATCTGCGCGAGGGCGTGCTCGGAGGCGATGAGCAGGGCGTTGAAGGACGGGTCCTCCACCGCGAACTCCCCGTGTCCGTCCTCGTACCGGTGGTCCCGGTAGGCCACGGCCAGCCGTACGTACCGCCCGTAGTCCAGATCCGTCGGCCGGTCCTCCGGCGCGCCGTGGTCCAGGTCGGCCCGGCGGAAGGAGCGGGCCGGCGCCGGCTCGATCCGCGCGAGCGGCGCGTCCCAGCAGGGGCTGTTGTCCATCCCCTGCTCCCAGGGGTGTACGACGGACACCAGACCGCCGCCGCCCAGGTCCCGGCGCCGCAGCAGATAGCGGTGCCAGGCCGCCAGCCTCGGGTAGACCCGGGCCAGGAAGCCCCGGGCGTGCGAGAGCCCGGGGTCGGCGCGGTGCACCAGCCAGGCCGCCAGCGCGTGCACCGGTGGCTGCACGATGCCGGACGTCTGTACGGTGCGCGGGGCGCCCGCCGCGCGTCCCGCGGTGCTGGAGCGCCAGAAGTCCGGGCCGGGGAAGTAGGCGTCGAGGGGGACGGAGGGGTTGAAGACGATGTGCGGCACGCGTCCGTCCGCCCACTGGGCGGACAGCAGCGTCTCCAGCTCGGTCTGCGCGCGCAGCGGCGACAGGTGCCGCAGCCCGATCGCGATGAACGCCGAGTCCCAGGACCACTGGTGCGGATACAGGCCCCGGGAGGGGACCGTCGAGGCGCCCGTCCAGTTGGCGTCGAGCACCCGCGCGGCCCGCACCGGCAGGGCGTCCGGGGGCG comes from the Streptomyces sp. SUK 48 genome and includes:
- the dusB gene encoding tRNA dihydrouridine synthase DusB → MTNPLSIGPHTVTPPVVLAPMAGITNAPFRTLCREFSGGKGLYVSEMITTRALVERNDKTMQLIRFDASETPRSIQLYGVDPATVGKAVRMIAEEGLADHIDLNFGCPVPKVTRKGGGSALPYKRNLLRAILREAVSGAGDLPVTMKMRKGIDDDHITYLDAGRIAVEEGVTAIALHGRTAAQHYGGTADWDAIARLKEHVPEIPVLGNGDIWSAEDALRMVRVTGCDGVVVGRGCLGRPWLFADLVAAFEGRSDFQRPELRQVADVMVRHARLLGEWLGDESKGVIDFRKHVAWYLKGFAVGSEMRKRLAITSSLAELRSGLDELDLSQPWPTGADGPRGRTSGNNRVVLPDGWLKDPYDCAGVTEDAELDTSGG
- a CDS encoding glycogen debranching N-terminal domain-containing protein — encoded protein: MTDRQHLLVHGATFAAVGDRGDISGVRGGGSPDGLFVRDARHLSRWQLTVDGAVPEVLTPVADGGTARCVLVPRGARPEPPAHTLFREQAVGDNSFVETVRVTSNRPVPTTIRLAITADADFADQFELRPDHRTYVKAGALRSRMVLDDGIEFTYRRAEWRSCTTITADPAPQAVEETGTGARRLVWTLELPPHGTRELVLRVMARPHGDRRALRVPRDPSAMADQLNALEAEFVEGVAFPTGWPELAAACARGLTDLAALQVAATGPDGEELRVPTGGAPWYLTLLARDALLTSLFALPYRPRPAAATLFALAATQAGGAGGARGAEPGKIVHEVRHGELAHFGQVPYARYYGSVDATPLFLVLLGAYTEQTGDLAPARRLEAHARAAVGWMLDHGGLTSRGYLVYRADEGGLANQNWKDSPGAICRADGTRPSGAVMAAGAQGYAYDALRRTAWVARTVWADGTYAALLEQAAADLRDRFQRDFWMREASFPALALDAEGRRIDALASDAGHLLWTGLLDKEYGEVVGRRLLEPDFFSGWGVRTLAADQPAYHPLSPHRGSVWPHDNALIALGLARYGLHDEARTVAHALVEAASLSPAHRLPEVLAGYPRATHPEPVPYPHACTRESRSAAAPLALLTAVGGA